From the genome of Pseudomonas sp. WJP1:
GCACTTCGAAACACACTCGGAACGCCTACCCGCAAAAAACCTTCAAAATATAATCCTTCGCCCGCAACCCGAGACCCCTTCCCTCATGCGAACCCCTTTACGTCTGGCTGCCTTGGGCGCCCTGTTCATTGCTTCCCTGGCCCAGGCCGCCGACCTGATCCCGATCGAGGTCCACCGGGATGCCAATTGCGGTTGCTGCAAGAAATGGATCAGCCACCTCGAAGCCAACGGTTTCAAGGTTGAAGACCACGTCGAAAGCAACATGAGCGAGTTCAAGCAACAACATGGCGTTCCGCCGCGCCTGGCGTCGTGCCACACCGGTTTGATCAACGGCAAATTCGTCGAAGGCCATGTGCCGGCCGATCAGGTGCTGGCCCTGAGCAAGCGCGATGACCTGCTGGGCGTTGCCGCCCCGGGCATGCCCATGGGCTCGCCGGGTATGGAAATGGACGGCATGAGCGATGCCTATCAAGTGATCGGCCTGAAAAAGGACGGCACCGATGTGGTGGTGGCGGACTACCCCGCCCATTGATTTTCACCGCCTGCTTCGGCTTGTTCCTGGCTGCATTCGGTGCAGCGACTTTGCTGCCGCTGCAGTCCGAAGCGGTGCTGGTTGGCCTGATACTCAGCGATCGGCACTGGCTGTGGTTGCTGCTGGCGGTCGCCACGCTGGGGAATGTCCTCGGTTCAGTGGTGAACTGGTGGTTGGGCGGCGCCATCGAACGCTTCCAGAACCGGCGCTGGTTTCCAGTCAGCGCCAAACACCTGGAACACGCCCGTCGTCACTATCAACGTTACGGCCACTGGTCGTTGCTGCTCAGCTGGCTCCCGGTGATCGGTGACCCTCTGACCCTGGTGGCCGGCGTCATGCGCGAACCGCTGGGGCGCTTCCTGCTGATCGTGACCCTGGCCAAGGGTGCCCGTTATGGCGCGCTCGCCTTGGCCACCCTGGGGTGGATGGGTTGAACCAAGTGCCGCGGCGATTGCCTGTTTAATGTCGCCCTAATCATGCCGATTCAGTATCGGCGGATTTTCCACGGAGTTCATCCATGCCCCTTACCCGCTCAAGCTGGCTGTCCGGTCTGCTGCTGACCGCCGCCCTGCCCGCCATCGCTGCCGAAGGCCCGGCCTACGGCCCCGAGCTGCAAGGCTTCGAATACCCCTACACCGTCAAGCATTTTGCGTTCGAGTCCCAGGGCAAATCCCTGCAAATGGGCTACATGGACGTGGCGGCCCATGGCAAGGCCAACGGCCGCAGCGTGGTGCTGATGCACGGCAAGAACTTCTGCGGCGCCACCTGGGAGACCTCGATCAAGGCCCTGAGCGATGCCGGCTACCGGGTCATTGCCCCGGACCAGATCGGTTTCTGTACGTCCAGCAAACCGGACAATTATCAGTACACGTTCCAGCAACTGGCCAGCAACACCCAACAACTGCTCAAGGCCCTCGGCATCCAGAAAGCCACCTTGCTCGGGCATTCCACCGGCGGCATGCTTGCCACCCGTTACGCGCTGCAATATCCCGAGCAAGTTGAGCAGCTGGCGCTGGTCAACCCCATCGGCCTGGAAGACTGGAAAGCCCTCGGCGTGCCCTATCGCACAGTCGATCAATGGTATGAGCGCGAACTGAAAGTAAACGCCCAAGGCATCCACGACTACCAGCGCAGCACCTACTATGATGGCCGCTGGAAACCTGAGTTCGACCGCTGGGTCGACATGTACGCGGGCATGGCCAAGGGCCCTGGAAAAACCCAGGTGGCTTGGAACTCGGCGCTGATCTACGACATGATCTTCACCCAGCCGGTGTACTACGAGCTCAAGGACCTGAAGGTGCCGACCCTGCTGCTGATCGGCACCGCCGACACCACGGCCATCAACAAGGACATTGCGCCGCCTGAGGTCAAGGCGAAAATCGGTCATTACGATGTGCTCGGCAAGCAGGTGGCAAAACTGATTCCGCAGTCGACCCTGGTCGAATTCCCCGGCATGGGCCATGCGCCGCAGATGGAAGAACCGGCGCAGTTTCACAAGGCCTTGCTTGGCTGGCTGGACAACACCAACCCCGTTCCTTGATGAGGTAAGGCTGATGGCGCTACAGATTGCAGTGATTGATGATTGGCAGGCTGTGGCCCGCGACGTGGTCGACTGGTCGGCGCTGGAGAGCATTGGCGAGGTTGCGTTCATCCACGACTACCCCGCCGACAACGCGACCCTGGCCGATCGCCTGGGCGGGTTTGACGTGATCTGCGTGATGCGCGAGCGCACGCGGTTCGACGACGACCTGCTGCGCCGCTTGCCCAATCTCAACCTGCTGGTCACCGGCGGCATGCGCAATGCCGCCCTCGACCTCAAGGCCGCCGCCGCGCTGGGCATACAAGTCTGTGGCACCGACAGCTACAAGCATGCCGCGCCGGAGCTGACCTGGGCACTGATCATGGCCGCGACCCGCAACCTGGTGGTCGAAGCCAACGCCTTGCGCGCCGGCAAGTGGCAGCAAGGCCTGGGTGGCGACCTGCACGGCAAGACCCTGGCGATCCTGGGACTGGGCAGCATTGGCCAACGGGTCGCCCGCTTCGGCCAGGCGTTCGGCATGCGGGTCATCGCCTGGAGCGAAAACCTCACCGCCGAACGCGCCGCCGAGTTCGACGTGACCTATGTCAGCAAGCAGGAATTGTTCGAGCAGGCCGACGTGTTGTCGGTGCACCTGCTACTCAGTGAACGCAGCCGTGGCCTGGTCGACAGCCAGGCGCTGGCATGGATGAAGCCCACGGCGCTGCTGGTCAACACTGCCCGAGGGCCGATCGTCGATGAAGCGGCGCTGATCAAGGCCCTGCAGAAACAACGCCTGGGTGGAGCGGCGCTGGACGTGTTCGAGCAGGAGCCCTTGCCCGAACATCATCCGTTCAGAACCCTGGACAACGTATTGGCAACGCCCCATGTCGGGTACGTCAGCCAACAGAATTACCATCTATTCTTTGCGCAAATGATCGAGGACATTCAAGCCTGGTCGGCGGGAAAACCGATTCGCCTGTTGAGCTGATAACGCCCGGCGACTGGGGGTTTTTCTTGCAAAAACCGCCGAAAAAAATGAATAAATGTTCAGGCTGCGGTGTTTATGTTTCGGTTGAAGGGTCATCAGCCCTTCTCAACGTTTTCGGCCCGTTCGGAGCATTGCCCATGAATCGCCGTCTCTCGATCGTTACTGCACCGCTGGTGCTCGCCGTCGCACTGTCCAGTTCCCTGGCATGGGCCAACGGCGAGGAAGATACCCCCGCCAAACCGCAGTGCCCTCGAGGGCAGGTGTTCGATAGCAAGGCACAACGGTGCGTGAAACAAACCAGCATGCTCTTGCCGGATGCCGACCGTACCGATTACGCCTATCAACTGGCCAAGGACGGGCGTTACGAAGAAGCCCTGGCCCTGCTCGATACGCTCAAGCAGCCCAACACCGCCAAGGCCCTGAACTATCGCGGCTACGCCACGCGTAAACTGGGACGCACCGATGAAGGCATCGGTTATTACCTGCAAGCGGTCAAACTCGACCCGCAGTATGCGCTGGTTCGCGAATACCTCGGCGAAGCCTATGTGATCAAGGGCCGGCTGGACCTCGCCCAGGAACAGCTGCAGCAGATAAAATCGATCTGCGGCAACACCACCTGCGAGCAATACCAGGACCTGGCCGAAGCCATCAACGCGTCATCGAAAACCTGACAACCCGATTGGAGGGAGGTCGCTATCGCCAGCGATCAGGAAATTAGGGCAGAACTGGGGCAGCATCTGGCGCGATTGTGGCGCTATGGCCTGCTGTTGTCCCGACAACGGCATGTGGCCGAGGACCTGGTGCAGGCGACCTGCGTGCGGGCGCTCGAACGCGGCGGGCAGTTCGAATCGGGCACGCGCATGGACCGTTGGCTGATGAGCATTCTGCATTCGATCTGGATCAATGAAGTGCGCACCCGCCGAGTGCACCAGGGCCAGGGCGTGGTGGATGTCGATCAAGCCCTGTCATTCGATGGCGAACAGGCGGCGCAGACCCATGTGCGCGCCGCGCAGGTGATCAGGCGCGTCGAGGCGTTGCCCGAGGCCCAGCGCGAAACAGTGTTCCTGGCCTACGTCGAAGGATTGTCCTACCGCGAAGTGGCCGATGTGTTGCAAGTCCCCATCGGCACCGTGATGAGCCGACTGGCCGCCGCCCGGCTGAAACTGGCCGAGTATCCGCCGCTGCACACGGTGCCGAACCCTTCCACCGGAGAACGTCGATGAACGCGAAACTGTCGGATGAGCAACTGGTGGCCTACCTGGACAACCAGCTCGATGCCGAACAACGCACCCGCATCGATGCCGCCATCGCCGAAGACCCGATGCTCGGCCTGCGCCTGCAATGGCTGGACCGCAGCAGCATGCCATTCAAATCGGCTTACGACGAAGTCACTCGACAAGCCCCGGTCGAGCGCCTGCAGGCCATGCTCGACACCTTGCCGGCCCCTGCACGCCCGGGGCTGAGTCGGCGCTGGTTCCTCGCGGCAGCCGCCGGATTGCTGGCCGGTGGTGTGCTGGCGGACCGTTTGTTCCTCGGCTGGCAAACCAGTCAGCAAACGCACAACTGGCGCGGGCTGGTCGCCGACTACATGGTGCTCTATGTACCGGAAACCCTCGACCACCTACCCAGTGACGAAACTACGCAACTGGCGCAGCTGCGCACTATCGATGCGCGCCTGGGCCTCAATCTTGCGCCGGCAAAACTGGCGTTGCCCCGCGCCCAGTTCAAACGCGCACAAATCCTTGAGTACGACGGCGTGGCCATCGCCCAGATTACCTACCTGGATCCGGTTCACGGCCCGATGGCCCTGTGCGTCACGCGCTCCAACAGCGGCAGCCGGCATTTCGCCAAGGAGCGACGGCACGGGATGAACATTGTTTATTGGGCGGATATGGAACATGCCTGGATGCTGATCGGGCGTCATCCAGTGGGGGATCTGGAGGAGATGGCCACGCAGTTGCGCGGCCGGATGGGTGCCTGACCCCGGAGGAGCTACAGTTACTTTTGCAACTCCCCCTGCTCGACGCCCAGCACACGTTACGTACTACTCGTATTTAGCCCTTGCGACTCGCCTCGAAATCCCGACTTACAGGAGGCGATTCATTACCGGCTTCATCCGTACCATAAGTGCAAAAGCGCCAGTTAGCCGGTTTAGGTAGATCGATTGGTTCCTCTGATACCTGAAGAACGTATCCATCCGCATTTGCACAGTCTGTCGAATCCAGAGGCCCGTACTTAACGTAAACACTTACGATCTCATTTAGATTCAAAAGAGACAGCACTACCCAGAATTCAGAGTTGTCTTCCGCAAGCACGATAACAGGGCGATCCACCGGTGCCGTATTGTCTATTTGACGCAACTTAATCGTGGCATGACGTTCCAACTGCCAAGCCGTCTGACCCGTTTTTTGACCAATCACGCAGATCGCCTGTATACCCTCTTTCGAGTCAACCGGCAGCTGGAGAAATGGCTGATCCGCTACAGGCAACGATTCGCCGTATCCTTTGGGCTGATCACACTGAATAGAACCGGCCGGGCCGGTTTTGTAGCGAATGCGTTGGAACGCTGGGTCGATCTTCAGATTCCATCGGGCCGGTTGCAATTTACCCGAAGCATCCGCAACCTCCGAACGGGTTGACCAGGACCCCACTCGGGTCAAACCAACACCATCCCCCTGATCAAGTTTGCTCAAATCGAGTGTGTTATCGGCTTTCAACGCGAGCAGTATCTGATCGACCGAATTGAAATAGACCGCATCCGGACGACTCTTCATGCCATCGCCGGTGATTTCACAAGGTCGAGCAAACCCACAACCATTCAGCGATGGTGCTACCGCAGTGCTCAAAACACCCACCACGCGCTTACCGTCTTTATCAAAGACCGGCGAACCGGAAGAACCACCGTACACCCCGATACAATCACTGGGCAACGCTTTGGGCCAGAACCACGGCAAGTCTTCGCGAATCGGATAGTAACCTTCAAAAACTGGCCGCGCCGACATCACATTGCACGCCGAGTAACGCAGGAAGGATCCTCCCGGAAAGGGCCCCAGGGGAATATGCGCGATGTCAATTTTTTGCGTCGAGGTGTTGAAACTCGTCAACACCAGAGGTTCTATTTGCCGAGAACTCAACTCTCCATAAGTGGCGTCCAACTCCAGAACAGCGATCTCGGTGGACTTCATACTTGAATAAACGATACGTTTGACAGGGACAGGAATATGGTCATCCTTATTGTCATGAAAAAACGCAGGGATGAATTGCCAGCCCGGCGGCATGGGTCTATCGATCACCACTTCATTATCACCGGTAAGTCCTGAAGGGTTGGCACAATGCCCCGCTGTCAACATAAGAGCCGGTTGGGCGGGGTCCGGGGTTTTGCTGCTGGCGATCAGCGTGGCGGTACAACGCCAGCCCACCCCGATCGTGGATGTAAAGAGGCCGACTGCGAAAAAACGTTTCGCTTTTGGTTCTGAGACTGAAATCAAATCGGGAATGCCGCCTGCGGGCACGACAGTTGTAGGCCTCGCAGGCCCCAACATACTGTCGGCCCAACTTGCACTGGTGTAAATACTTAATAATAAGACGATAACCTTGGAAGACTTTTTCATGTCAATTACCTCAATGTGGGTTTGAACATGAAAGGTTATGCCGGGCCATTCGTATACTGTCACAAATGACAGTTTTACATCAGTTTCTCATCCGTCCATCCGAATGGCACCCGGGAACTTCATCAGATCCTGCGCTCGCGCAAACGCCTCCACAGGCCCCGTCAGCAAGGTGTATTGCACCTTGTCGCCCACTTGAAAACAGTCGCCGCCGTCTGCCGTGAGATTGGGCCCAATTCGAATGGCCAGCTGGGAGCAGCCCTCATCAGGCAGGACCATGGCGAACTGGATCGACGTTGCGTCGACCCAGACTTTCCTGATGGCGTTGATCGTGCCATTGCCCGTTCTTTTTATTGTCGGTGCCTGCATCACTCGCCTCCAGTCCTTGGTGTTTGGCGCGACAACTTGACTGCGACGGGACCATGAAACGCCGAATTGGCATGCCTGGCTACTGTCAGGTTTGACAGGTGTGACGCGTTTTCAACCCGGCGCAGGCAACCACAACCGAAACCGCGCCCCGCCCAATGGCGACGCTTGCACGGTCAACGAACCACCTTGGGCCTCCAGCGCCCGACGGCTGATCGCCAGCCCCAGGCCAAACCCGCCGGTCGCACGGTCCCGGCTGCGATCGAGTCGGTAGAACGGCTCGAAAATGCGCTCGCGCTCGTCATCCGGGATGCCGATCCCGTCATCGTCCACCCAGATCTCACAGCCTTTGGCGCACACCTGTACGCCAACCTGAATGCGTTTTTCGCAGTAGCGCATGGCGTTGCGCAGCAGGTTTTGCAGGGCGCGGGCGGTCAGGCGCGGGTCGAGGCTGAAGCGCTCGAGCTGGCCGTGCAGCAACACGTCGATGACGATGTCGGGCGATTGTTCTTCATCGACGCTGCCCAGGATGCTGTCGATGAATTCATCCAGCGGCACTTCGATGGGCTCGGGCAGCCGCGCGGGGTTTTGCAGGCGGCTGTAGGAGAGCAATTCCAGTACCAGCTCGTCGAGTTCACGAATGTGATCGACCAGCCCTTGCAAACGCTCGCGGCTGGCGGTCGGCAAATCATCGGAAAGGGCCAGGGCCAGGCCGAAATCCAGGCGGGTCAATGGCGTGCGCAATTCGTGGGACACCGCGTTGAGCAGATCGCGCTGTTGATTCAGCAGGTTTTCGATGTCACCGGCCATGGTGTCGAAGACGTTGGCCAGGCTGCCGATGTTGGAGTTGGCGGCAATCTGCGTACGCTCGCCCAGGTGCCCCTTGCCGAAGCGCTCCGCCGCGCTTTTGAGGCGTTCCAGGTCACGCCAGTGCGGACGCAGCCACAGCAACAGGCAGGCGAGCATGGTCGCGCCGATCAGCACGTTGATGCTCCAGTACAACAGGCTCACGTCCATCGGGTCCGGCGGCACGACCATTTGCACCACCGTGCGTTCGTCCAGCGGTGCCACCGCCAGGGTGCGCCAGCCCCAGTCGCCGATGCGCACAACGTTTTCGCCGCGTTGCAAACGCTGCTGTTCCTCGAGGGAAAACTCGGCATCGTCGTTACTGCTGAGCAGGATGTGCAGCGGATGGAACTCCTTGTCCATTTCCGCCGCCAGGGCCGGCCATTGCTCGACCGGGACGACTTTGAACTGCTTGACCATCAGGGTTTGCAGCCCCCGGGAATAATCGAGGTTGTAGGTGAGGAAACGCTCGTGAAAGACCTTGATCACCAGGTCCGGCACCAAGTAGATCGCGGCGCTGAACGAAACGATGGTCACCAGGTACAGGCGAAAGAGGATTCTGAACATCGCTTCAGCATTCCCACTCGGATCGACTGAACAGATAACCCTTGCCCCACACGGTCTTGATCTTGCGGGCCTCGCCGGCATTGTCGTCGAACTTGCGCCGCAGCTTGGAGATGGCCACGTCCACCGAGCGGTCGGTCCCGTTGAACTCGATGCCGCGCAGGCGCTGCAGGATCTGGTCGCGGCTCAACACTTCGCCGGCATGCCGGGCCAGCACCACCAGCAGGTTGTACTCGCCGCTGGACATCTCCACCGGTTGCCCGCGCCAGGTCACCGTGCGCTCGGACAGGTCGATGCACAGGTTGCCGATGAGGATGCGGTCATTGGCCGCCAATGGCTCGGCGAGGCTGCTACGCCGTAGCAAGGTGCGCACCCGGGCCAGCAGCACCCGGGGTTCGCAGGGTTTGGTGACGTAGTCGTCGGCGCCCATTTCCAGGCCCAGCACCTGGTCGTGGCTGTCGTCGCGGGCGGTGAGCATGAGGATCGGCAAGGTTGCCGAGTCGGCGCGCAGCAACCGGCAGACTTGCAGGCCATCGAGACCGGGCAGCATCAAGTCGAGGATCACCAGGTCCGGTGGCGTGAGCCGTGCGCGCTCGCGCACCTGATCGCCTCGGGTGATCACGTTGACGGAGTAACCGTTGCGTTCCAGGTAGCTGGCGATCAGCTCGGCGAGTGCGGTGTCGTCTTCGACCAGGAGGATGTTGGGCATGGGGTGTTTTCCGGCAATGCTGTGGCGTCAGTCAGGCCCTCTTCGCGGGCAAGCCCGCTCCCACAGTGATTGATGGTGTACACATAATTTGTGTTCACATCGGACCCTGTGGGAGCGGGCTTGCCCGCGAAGGCGGCATCACAGGCGCAAAAGGAATCAAGCTGCAAAGGATATACGCCCCGGCACACACCTGAGCAAAACCCTTACACAATTTCACACAGCACCAACAAAGCTTCACCGCTACCATCGCCGTCGCCCAGTAGGATGCTGGGGGTCACTATTGGGGTCATTCATGTCAAAGAATCCGCTTGCCAGGCTCAGCCTGATAGCACTGGCGTTGGCGCTGGGCGCGTGCGACAAGTCCTCGGTCGCCGAAGAGCAGCCGCCGTTGGCCAGCGTTCGCATCGAAACCATCGAAACCCGCCCGCTGTCGATCAGCAGCGAACTGACCGGGCGCATTGCCGCCCCGCGCATGGCCGAGGTACGCGCCCGGGTCGCAGGCGTGGTGCTGCAACAAGCCTTTCGCGAAGGCAGTGACGTGAAAAAGGGCGAGGTACTGTTCCGTATCGATCCGGCGCCCTTCAAGGCTGACCTCGACAGCGCTGAAGCGGTACTGCGCAAGGCCGAGGCCAACGCGTTCCAGGCCAGACTGCAAGAGCAGCGTTACGCCCAGTTGATCGATGACAAGGCCATCAGCGGCCAGGACTATGACAACGCACGGGCCAACGCCCGGCAAACCGCCGCCGACGTGGCCGCCAGCAAGGCGATGGTTGAACGCGCCCGGCTGAACCTTGGCTACGCCACCGTCACCGCGCCGATTTCCGGACGCATCGGCCGCGCGCTGGTCACCGAAGGCGCGCTGGTCGGGCAGAACGAAACCACGCCCCTGGCGCTGATCCAGCAACTCGATCCGATCCATGCCGACCTGACCCAATCGACCCGCGAACTCAACGACCTGCGCCGGGCGTACCGCTCCGGCCAGTTGCAGGAAGTCGGTCAAGGCCAGGCCAAGGCCACCCTGATCGAGGACGACGGTAGCCTCTATCCGTTGCCCGGCAAGCTGCTGTTCACCGACATCACCGTCGACCCGGGCACCGGCCAGGTCATCCTGCGCAGTGAATTCCCCAACCCGGATCTCGACCTGCTGCCTGGCAGCTTCGTGCGCGTACGCCTGGAGCAAGCGGTCAACCAGCAAGGCATCAGCGTGCCGCAACGGGCCATCCAGCGTGACAGCGCCGGCATCGCCCAGGTGTTGCTGCTCGATGCAGAACAGCGCGTCAGCCAGCAGCCGGTCGAGCTGGGGCCGGTGCAGAACGACCGTTGGGTCGTCACCGGCGGGCTGAAACCGGGCGATCGCATCGTCATCGAAGGCCTGCAACACGCCCGT
Proteins encoded in this window:
- a CDS encoding DUF411 domain-containing protein, producing MRTPLRLAALGALFIASLAQAADLIPIEVHRDANCGCCKKWISHLEANGFKVEDHVESNMSEFKQQHGVPPRLASCHTGLINGKFVEGHVPADQVLALSKRDDLLGVAAPGMPMGSPGMEMDGMSDAYQVIGLKKDGTDVVVADYPAH
- a CDS encoding YqaA family protein encodes the protein MFTACFGLFLAAFGAATLLPLQSEAVLVGLILSDRHWLWLLLAVATLGNVLGSVVNWWLGGAIERFQNRRWFPVSAKHLEHARRHYQRYGHWSLLLSWLPVIGDPLTLVAGVMREPLGRFLLIVTLAKGARYGALALATLGWMG
- a CDS encoding alpha/beta fold hydrolase, producing MPLTRSSWLSGLLLTAALPAIAAEGPAYGPELQGFEYPYTVKHFAFESQGKSLQMGYMDVAAHGKANGRSVVLMHGKNFCGATWETSIKALSDAGYRVIAPDQIGFCTSSKPDNYQYTFQQLASNTQQLLKALGIQKATLLGHSTGGMLATRYALQYPEQVEQLALVNPIGLEDWKALGVPYRTVDQWYERELKVNAQGIHDYQRSTYYDGRWKPEFDRWVDMYAGMAKGPGKTQVAWNSALIYDMIFTQPVYYELKDLKVPTLLLIGTADTTAINKDIAPPEVKAKIGHYDVLGKQVAKLIPQSTLVEFPGMGHAPQMEEPAQFHKALLGWLDNTNPVP
- a CDS encoding D-2-hydroxyacid dehydrogenase family protein, which produces MALQIAVIDDWQAVARDVVDWSALESIGEVAFIHDYPADNATLADRLGGFDVICVMRERTRFDDDLLRRLPNLNLLVTGGMRNAALDLKAAAALGIQVCGTDSYKHAAPELTWALIMAATRNLVVEANALRAGKWQQGLGGDLHGKTLAILGLGSIGQRVARFGQAFGMRVIAWSENLTAERAAEFDVTYVSKQELFEQADVLSVHLLLSERSRGLVDSQALAWMKPTALLVNTARGPIVDEAALIKALQKQRLGGAALDVFEQEPLPEHHPFRTLDNVLATPHVGYVSQQNYHLFFAQMIEDIQAWSAGKPIRLLS
- a CDS encoding tetratricopeptide repeat protein produces the protein MNRRLSIVTAPLVLAVALSSSLAWANGEEDTPAKPQCPRGQVFDSKAQRCVKQTSMLLPDADRTDYAYQLAKDGRYEEALALLDTLKQPNTAKALNYRGYATRKLGRTDEGIGYYLQAVKLDPQYALVREYLGEAYVIKGRLDLAQEQLQQIKSICGNTTCEQYQDLAEAINASSKT
- a CDS encoding sigma-70 family RNA polymerase sigma factor, coding for MARLWRYGLLLSRQRHVAEDLVQATCVRALERGGQFESGTRMDRWLMSILHSIWINEVRTRRVHQGQGVVDVDQALSFDGEQAAQTHVRAAQVIRRVEALPEAQRETVFLAYVEGLSYREVADVLQVPIGTVMSRLAAARLKLAEYPPLHTVPNPSTGERR
- a CDS encoding anti-sigma factor family protein, with the translated sequence MNAKLSDEQLVAYLDNQLDAEQRTRIDAAIAEDPMLGLRLQWLDRSSMPFKSAYDEVTRQAPVERLQAMLDTLPAPARPGLSRRWFLAAAAGLLAGGVLADRLFLGWQTSQQTHNWRGLVADYMVLYVPETLDHLPSDETTQLAQLRTIDARLGLNLAPAKLALPRAQFKRAQILEYDGVAIAQITYLDPVHGPMALCVTRSNSGSRHFAKERRHGMNIVYWADMEHAWMLIGRHPVGDLEEMATQLRGRMGA
- a CDS encoding trypsin-like serine peptidase; translated protein: MKKSSKVIVLLLSIYTSASWADSMLGPARPTTVVPAGGIPDLISVSEPKAKRFFAVGLFTSTIGVGWRCTATLIASSKTPDPAQPALMLTAGHCANPSGLTGDNEVVIDRPMPPGWQFIPAFFHDNKDDHIPVPVKRIVYSSMKSTEIAVLELDATYGELSSRQIEPLVLTSFNTSTQKIDIAHIPLGPFPGGSFLRYSACNVMSARPVFEGYYPIREDLPWFWPKALPSDCIGVYGGSSGSPVFDKDGKRVVGVLSTAVAPSLNGCGFARPCEITGDGMKSRPDAVYFNSVDQILLALKADNTLDLSKLDQGDGVGLTRVGSWSTRSEVADASGKLQPARWNLKIDPAFQRIRYKTGPAGSIQCDQPKGYGESLPVADQPFLQLPVDSKEGIQAICVIGQKTGQTAWQLERHATIKLRQIDNTAPVDRPVIVLAEDNSEFWVVLSLLNLNEIVSVYVKYGPLDSTDCANADGYVLQVSEEPIDLPKPANWRFCTYGTDEAGNESPPVSRDFEASRKG
- a CDS encoding ATP-binding protein, whose amino-acid sequence is MFRILFRLYLVTIVSFSAAIYLVPDLVIKVFHERFLTYNLDYSRGLQTLMVKQFKVVPVEQWPALAAEMDKEFHPLHILLSSNDDAEFSLEEQQRLQRGENVVRIGDWGWRTLAVAPLDERTVVQMVVPPDPMDVSLLYWSINVLIGATMLACLLLWLRPHWRDLERLKSAAERFGKGHLGERTQIAANSNIGSLANVFDTMAGDIENLLNQQRDLLNAVSHELRTPLTRLDFGLALALSDDLPTASRERLQGLVDHIRELDELVLELLSYSRLQNPARLPEPIEVPLDEFIDSILGSVDEEQSPDIVIDVLLHGQLERFSLDPRLTARALQNLLRNAMRYCEKRIQVGVQVCAKGCEIWVDDDGIGIPDDERERIFEPFYRLDRSRDRATGGFGLGLAISRRALEAQGGSLTVQASPLGGARFRLWLPAPG
- a CDS encoding response regulator transcription factor yields the protein MPNILLVEDDTALAELIASYLERNGYSVNVITRGDQVRERARLTPPDLVILDLMLPGLDGLQVCRLLRADSATLPILMLTARDDSHDQVLGLEMGADDYVTKPCEPRVLLARVRTLLRRSSLAEPLAANDRILIGNLCIDLSERTVTWRGQPVEMSSGEYNLLVVLARHAGEVLSRDQILQRLRGIEFNGTDRSVDVAISKLRRKFDDNAGEARKIKTVWGKGYLFSRSEWEC
- a CDS encoding efflux RND transporter periplasmic adaptor subunit, with protein sequence MSKNPLARLSLIALALALGACDKSSVAEEQPPLASVRIETIETRPLSISSELTGRIAAPRMAEVRARVAGVVLQQAFREGSDVKKGEVLFRIDPAPFKADLDSAEAVLRKAEANAFQARLQEQRYAQLIDDKAISGQDYDNARANARQTAADVAASKAMVERARLNLGYATVTAPISGRIGRALVTEGALVGQNETTPLALIQQLDPIHADLTQSTRELNDLRRAYRSGQLQEVGQGQAKATLIEDDGSLYPLPGKLLFTDITVDPGTGQVILRSEFPNPDLDLLPGSFVRVRLEQAVNQQGISVPQRAIQRDSAGIAQVLLLDAEQRVSQQPVELGPVQNDRWVVTGGLKPGDRIVIEGLQHARPGEKVQIDDTPLPLAQVSGQ